One window from the genome of Cucumis melo cultivar AY chromosome 12, USDA_Cmelo_AY_1.0, whole genome shotgun sequence encodes:
- the LOC103501914 gene encoding histone H4: protein MSGRGKGGKGLGKGGAKRHRKVLRDNIQGITKPAIRRLARRGGVKRISGLIYEETRGVLKIFLENVIRDAVTYTEHARRKTVTAMDVVYALKRQGRTLYGFGG from the coding sequence ATGTCCGGCAGAGGCAAAGGAGGAAAGGGTCTCGGAAAGGGTGGAGCCAAGAGGCATCGGAAAGTTTTAAGAGACAACATCCAAGGAATCACCAAGCCGGCCATCCGCCGTCTTGCTCGCCGTGGCGGCGTCAAGCGTATCAGCGGCCTGATCTACGAAGAAACTCGCGGCGTTCTCAAGATCTTCCTCGAAAATGTCATTCGCGACGCCGTCACTTACACTGAGCACGCTCGCCGGAAGACTGTCACCGCCATGGATGTTGTGTACGCGCTCAAGAGGCAAGGACGTACTCTATACGGCTTCGGAGGTTAG